A genome region from Rathayibacter caricis DSM 15933 includes the following:
- a CDS encoding glycoside hydrolase family 1 protein gives MTTFPDGFLWGASSAPHQIEGNNVGSDFWANEGRVPGMEFSGDACDSYHRYPEDMRLLADAGYTSYRFGVEWARIEPRPGMISNAELAHYRRMIDTALQLGLTPVVTLHHFTNPRWLADEGGWLSDSTVDRFTAYAEAVTGILDGVEWVATMNEPNMLAMMTGMSRRVADPKATKKWMSPTVEGEAGAAGARPQLPPPDLEVGQRLIDAHHAVRDLVRSRTGAKVGWTVANRAYEALPGGQEKADELSRIWEDVYLEAARGDDFIGVQSYSTLTVGPDGLVPHEPKSDDTLVGTPYRPDALGIAARHAWEVTGGVPILVTENGIATSDDTQRIAYTEGALEALAGAIADGIDVRGYLHWTLLDNFEWGHWAPTFGLIAVDRTTFVRTPKPSLTWLGSVAKDNGAAVGASRP, from the coding sequence ATGACCACTTTCCCTGACGGCTTCCTCTGGGGGGCGTCCTCCGCGCCGCACCAGATCGAGGGCAACAACGTAGGCAGCGACTTCTGGGCGAACGAGGGCCGGGTGCCCGGCATGGAGTTCAGCGGCGATGCCTGCGACAGCTACCACCGCTACCCCGAGGACATGAGGCTGCTGGCGGATGCCGGCTACACGTCGTACCGGTTCGGCGTCGAGTGGGCGCGCATCGAGCCCCGCCCGGGGATGATCTCGAATGCCGAGCTCGCACACTACCGCCGCATGATTGACACGGCGCTGCAGCTCGGACTCACCCCGGTCGTGACGCTGCACCACTTCACCAATCCCCGGTGGCTCGCCGACGAGGGCGGCTGGCTGTCGGACTCCACGGTCGATCGCTTCACGGCTTATGCGGAGGCGGTGACCGGCATCCTCGACGGCGTCGAGTGGGTCGCGACGATGAACGAGCCGAACATGCTCGCGATGATGACCGGGATGTCGCGCAGGGTCGCCGATCCCAAGGCGACGAAGAAGTGGATGAGCCCGACGGTGGAGGGCGAGGCCGGTGCGGCGGGTGCGCGCCCCCAGCTGCCCCCGCCCGACCTCGAGGTTGGGCAGCGCCTCATCGACGCGCATCACGCGGTGCGCGACCTCGTGCGCAGCCGCACCGGCGCGAAGGTCGGATGGACTGTCGCGAACCGGGCGTACGAGGCGCTGCCGGGCGGCCAGGAGAAGGCGGACGAGTTGAGCCGCATCTGGGAGGACGTGTACCTGGAGGCGGCGAGAGGCGACGACTTCATCGGCGTGCAGTCCTACTCGACCTTGACCGTCGGGCCCGACGGCCTGGTGCCGCATGAGCCGAAGTCTGACGACACCCTCGTCGGCACGCCCTATCGCCCAGACGCCCTCGGCATCGCCGCCCGCCATGCCTGGGAGGTCACCGGCGGAGTGCCGATCCTGGTCACCGAGAACGGAATCGCCACCTCCGACGACACGCAGCGCATCGCCTACACCGAGGGAGCGCTTGAGGCACTGGCCGGGGCGATCGCCGACGGCATCGACGTGCGCGGTTACCTGCACTGGACTCTCCTCGACAACTTCGAGTGGGGCCACTGGGCGCCGACCTTCGGCTTGATCGCCGTCGACCGCACCACCTTCGTGCGCACGCCCAAGCCGAGCCTCACCTGGCTCGGGTCCGTCGCGAAAGACAACGGCGCGGCCGTAGGAGCATCGCGCCCGTGA
- a CDS encoding glycoside hydrolase family 2 TIM barrel-domain containing protein — protein MTILEAETPPGTATTTRPAPKEREPIHAIRRAPSISLDGSWQFQLLPNPAAPRSEAWEQAEVPSLWTMTSEVDRPFYTNVPMPFDEVPPMVPEKNPTGVYRRTVELGVEPGTRAILHVGAAEGQLTVVVNGVAFAPSTDSHLEAEFDVTDAMRDGVNEVELIVAKWSVESYLEDQDQWWHAGISRSVWISLVPSIRIADVVAHAEWDHIEASGTLSLDVTTHGLGQRTDGGYRVRVEFQGDSHERDVAPRVAAPTLPKPAKGRETRPAPMMPDDFMDLLSIQAASAPIPTEFRAMPNMNAMTMPSFGIAGTSKIAIGTVDVTPWSAERPTLYGVTVTLLDPDGVEVDSVAVQVGFRTVRIVGKDLLVNGKRVLIQGVDRHDIDDRTGRVISHERMLNELSLLKQFNVNAIRTAHYPNAPEFLDLCDEIGFYVVDEADVEAHGFASIIPDDPRYLPPIVERVSRMVVRDRNHPSVIVWSLGNESGHGAALTAAAAWVREADPSRPVHYEGGISLDWHGGRDVTDIVGAMYPSFAALEGYANDERTDRPLILSEYAYSQGNATGGLAEYWRMFETMPALQGGFIWEFTDHALDPDGSGRPKYGGDFGDEGHNGATMLNGIAFSDATPKPAMYEMRGIFSPVKITSDAASALEGVIRVRSRRHFADLSDLRFDLVIETRAGRTAPVEVEVALAAGSEDTVAIPPSVVQLLAGDDALALSLIVSTASESIWATAGTELSVEQVVLPRRPLLLPSGTAEVAVTADGTVEHALLKSGPRLCLWRALIDNDSSFALDKRFVRSGFFSLIERSVDVERVGDAVEVIIRYGTAWDEEVVHARRISAIDGGFRFEEQVTLPPGTTDGLRVGVEFELEGAYTDASWVGLGPWENYPDRSDSALHGRWTSSIDDLATPYLIPQENGTRGGIDELQISGASGLARARSEQPLHASVSRFTVEELEETTHWWKLPESERTIVHLDIAHRGVGTALLGPDTRPRYRLRGDHYTWAWDLTFTPND, from the coding sequence ATGACCATCCTCGAAGCCGAGACCCCTCCCGGGACCGCGACGACCACCCGTCCGGCACCGAAAGAGCGGGAGCCCATCCACGCGATCCGGCGTGCACCGAGCATTTCCCTCGACGGCAGCTGGCAGTTCCAGCTGCTGCCGAACCCGGCCGCGCCGCGTTCGGAGGCGTGGGAGCAGGCGGAGGTGCCCTCGCTCTGGACGATGACGTCGGAGGTGGACCGACCGTTCTACACGAACGTGCCGATGCCCTTCGACGAGGTGCCGCCGATGGTCCCGGAGAAGAACCCGACCGGCGTCTACCGGCGCACGGTCGAACTGGGCGTCGAGCCCGGGACGCGCGCGATCCTGCACGTCGGAGCCGCCGAGGGCCAGCTCACCGTCGTCGTCAACGGCGTCGCGTTCGCGCCGAGCACCGACTCGCATCTCGAGGCGGAGTTCGACGTCACGGATGCCATGCGCGACGGAGTCAACGAGGTCGAGCTGATCGTCGCCAAGTGGTCGGTGGAGAGCTACCTCGAAGATCAAGACCAGTGGTGGCACGCGGGGATCTCGCGCTCGGTCTGGATCTCGCTGGTGCCGAGCATCCGCATCGCCGACGTCGTGGCGCATGCCGAGTGGGACCACATCGAGGCGTCGGGAACGCTGTCTCTCGACGTCACGACCCACGGCCTCGGGCAGCGCACCGACGGCGGGTACCGGGTCAGGGTCGAGTTCCAGGGCGACTCGCACGAGAGGGACGTCGCGCCACGGGTCGCCGCCCCCACCCTCCCGAAGCCGGCGAAGGGGCGGGAGACCCGCCCCGCGCCAATGATGCCCGACGACTTCATGGACCTGCTGAGCATCCAGGCAGCGAGCGCGCCCATCCCGACCGAGTTCCGGGCCATGCCGAACATGAACGCGATGACCATGCCGAGCTTCGGCATCGCCGGCACGTCGAAGATTGCTATCGGCACGGTCGACGTCACGCCCTGGTCGGCGGAGCGCCCGACGCTCTACGGCGTCACGGTCACGCTGCTCGACCCGGACGGAGTCGAAGTCGACTCCGTCGCAGTGCAAGTCGGCTTCCGTACGGTGCGGATCGTCGGCAAGGACCTCCTCGTCAACGGTAAGCGCGTGCTCATCCAGGGCGTCGACCGGCACGACATCGACGACCGCACTGGGCGGGTGATCAGCCATGAGCGCATGCTGAACGAGCTCTCGCTGCTGAAGCAGTTCAACGTCAACGCCATCCGCACGGCGCACTATCCGAATGCTCCCGAGTTCCTCGACCTCTGCGATGAAATCGGCTTCTACGTCGTCGACGAGGCGGACGTCGAGGCGCACGGATTCGCGTCGATCATCCCCGACGACCCGCGATACCTCCCGCCGATCGTCGAGCGCGTGTCGCGCATGGTCGTGCGCGACCGCAACCACCCGTCGGTGATCGTCTGGTCGCTCGGCAACGAGTCCGGTCACGGCGCGGCCCTCACCGCGGCCGCAGCGTGGGTACGCGAGGCCGACCCGTCCCGCCCCGTCCACTACGAGGGCGGGATCTCCCTTGACTGGCACGGCGGGCGGGATGTGACCGACATCGTCGGCGCGATGTATCCGTCGTTCGCCGCTCTCGAGGGCTACGCGAACGACGAGCGAACCGACCGGCCGCTGATCCTCTCGGAGTACGCGTACTCACAGGGCAATGCCACCGGCGGGCTCGCCGAGTACTGGCGCATGTTCGAGACGATGCCGGCCCTGCAGGGCGGCTTCATCTGGGAATTCACCGACCACGCGCTCGACCCCGACGGCAGCGGCAGGCCGAAGTACGGCGGCGACTTCGGCGACGAGGGCCACAACGGGGCGACCATGCTGAACGGCATCGCCTTCTCGGATGCCACACCGAAGCCGGCGATGTACGAGATGCGGGGCATCTTCAGCCCGGTGAAAATCACCTCGGATGCCGCCTCCGCACTCGAGGGCGTCATACGCGTGCGCAGCCGGAGGCACTTCGCCGATCTGAGCGACCTCCGCTTCGACCTGGTGATCGAGACCCGCGCGGGGCGGACCGCTCCGGTCGAGGTCGAGGTCGCCCTCGCGGCAGGCAGCGAGGACACCGTCGCAATCCCGCCGTCGGTCGTGCAGCTTCTCGCGGGCGACGACGCGCTGGCGTTGTCGCTCATCGTGAGCACGGCGTCGGAGTCGATCTGGGCGACAGCGGGCACCGAGCTCTCCGTCGAGCAGGTGGTGCTGCCGCGCCGGCCGCTGCTTCTGCCGAGCGGCACCGCGGAGGTCGCAGTAACCGCGGACGGCACCGTCGAGCACGCTCTCCTTAAGAGCGGCCCGCGGCTGTGCCTCTGGCGGGCGTTGATCGACAACGACAGCTCCTTCGCGCTCGACAAGCGCTTCGTGAGGTCGGGCTTCTTCTCGCTGATCGAGCGCTCGGTCGACGTCGAGCGAGTCGGCGACGCGGTGGAAGTGATCATCCGCTACGGCACCGCCTGGGACGAGGAGGTCGTGCACGCCCGTCGCATCAGCGCCATCGACGGCGGATTCCGATTCGAGGAGCAGGTGACACTCCCCCCGGGAACCACCGACGGATTGCGCGTGGGCGTCGAGTTCGAGCTAGAAGGCGCCTACACCGATGCGAGCTGGGTCGGCCTGGGCCCGTGGGAGAACTACCCCGACCGCAGCGACTCCGCCCTGCACGGTCGATGGACGAGCTCGATCGACGACCTCGCGACCCCGTACTTGATTCCGCAGGAGAACGGCACGCGCGGCGGCATCGACGAACTCCAGATCTCGGGTGCGTCGGGCCTCGCGCGAGCGCGCTCGGAGCAGCCGCTACACGCGAGCGTGTCGCGGTTCACGGTCGAGGAGCTCGAAGAGACCACGCACTGGTGGAAGCTGCCCGAGAGCGAGCGCACCATCGTGCACCTCGACATCGCGCACCGCGGCGTCGGCACGGCCCTGCTGGGCCCCGACACCCGTCCCCGATACCGACTCCGAGGCGACCACTACACGTGGGCCTGGGATCTGACCTTCACCCCGAACGATTGA
- the uidA gene encoding beta-glucuronidase encodes MLKPQATATRDLINLDGTWRFAIDFPDLNAPWSSVLPGALEAAVPASFNDQFIDSAIRGHVGLVWYQRTVRVPRGWRGERIVLRVDAATHAGFVYVDDALVAEHVGGYTPFEADLTDVVEAGQAVRLTIGVDNRLTNVTIPPGTVTTGPDGKEKQAYLHDFYNYAGLARSVWLYSTPTLHLDDITVTTTVDGSTGLVHYTVDSTGGDGTGAAVRVRLADAAGVTVAESSGASGTLQVTDVQLWQPGAAYLYDLTAEIVDGDEVVDGFTLAVGVRTVEVRGEQFLINGEPFYFTGFGKHEDTAIRGKGHDDAYLVHDFQLLDWIGANSFRTSHYPYAEEVLDFADRHGIVVIDETAAVGLNLGVTGGLSGAPVTPTFAPDGCNDQTQAAHAQHIRELIARDKNHPSVVMWCVANEPASNEDGAREYFEPLIALTRELDPTRPVTIAEVMFATFENDKVADLLDVICLNRYYGWYVAIGDLETAEKYLEHDLRGWADKYGKPIMMAEYGVDTLSGLHSLWNVPWTEEYQRDYLAMHHRVFDRTPSFVGEQIWNFADFQTTVGIHRIDGNKKGVFTRDRKPKSAAHGLRDRWRGLQNRKPGTEHSA; translated from the coding sequence ATGTTGAAGCCGCAGGCAACCGCCACACGCGACCTGATCAACCTCGACGGAACGTGGCGATTCGCCATCGACTTCCCCGACCTGAACGCCCCCTGGAGCTCGGTGCTGCCGGGCGCGCTCGAGGCCGCCGTGCCTGCGAGCTTCAACGACCAGTTCATCGACTCCGCGATCCGGGGGCACGTGGGCCTGGTCTGGTACCAGCGCACGGTGCGGGTGCCCCGCGGCTGGCGCGGCGAGCGCATCGTGCTGAGGGTAGATGCCGCGACCCATGCCGGGTTCGTCTACGTCGACGACGCCCTGGTCGCCGAGCACGTCGGGGGATACACCCCCTTCGAGGCCGACCTGACCGACGTCGTCGAGGCAGGGCAGGCCGTCCGTCTGACGATCGGCGTCGACAACCGGCTCACCAACGTGACGATCCCGCCGGGCACGGTGACGACAGGTCCCGACGGCAAGGAAAAGCAGGCGTATCTCCACGACTTCTACAACTACGCCGGTCTCGCCCGCTCCGTCTGGCTCTACTCGACGCCGACCCTCCACCTCGACGACATCACGGTGACCACCACCGTCGACGGCTCGACCGGCCTCGTGCACTACACGGTCGACTCGACCGGTGGCGACGGCACGGGTGCCGCCGTGCGGGTGCGTCTCGCAGATGCCGCGGGCGTGACGGTCGCCGAGTCCTCGGGTGCATCCGGCACTCTTCAAGTGACCGACGTGCAGCTGTGGCAACCCGGAGCCGCCTACCTCTACGACCTCACCGCCGAGATCGTCGACGGCGACGAGGTCGTCGACGGCTTCACTCTCGCCGTCGGGGTCCGCACCGTTGAGGTGCGCGGCGAGCAGTTCCTTATCAACGGGGAGCCGTTCTACTTCACCGGCTTCGGCAAGCACGAGGACACCGCTATCCGGGGCAAGGGTCACGACGACGCCTACCTCGTGCACGACTTCCAGCTCCTTGACTGGATCGGAGCCAACTCGTTCCGCACCTCGCACTACCCCTACGCCGAGGAGGTACTCGACTTCGCCGACCGCCACGGCATCGTGGTGATCGACGAGACCGCCGCGGTCGGGCTCAACCTCGGCGTCACGGGCGGGCTGTCCGGCGCTCCGGTCACGCCGACCTTCGCCCCCGACGGCTGCAACGACCAGACGCAGGCCGCTCACGCGCAGCACATCCGAGAGTTGATCGCGCGCGACAAGAACCACCCCAGCGTCGTCATGTGGTGCGTCGCCAACGAGCCGGCGTCGAACGAGGACGGCGCGAGAGAGTACTTCGAGCCGCTGATCGCCCTCACCCGGGAGCTCGATCCGACGAGGCCGGTCACCATCGCCGAGGTCATGTTCGCCACCTTCGAGAACGACAAGGTCGCGGATCTCCTCGACGTCATCTGCCTCAACCGCTACTACGGCTGGTACGTCGCGATCGGCGATCTCGAGACCGCGGAGAAGTACCTCGAGCACGACCTCCGCGGATGGGCCGACAAGTACGGCAAGCCGATCATGATGGCCGAGTACGGCGTCGACACGCTCTCAGGGCTGCACTCGCTGTGGAACGTGCCGTGGACCGAGGAGTACCAGCGCGACTACCTCGCGATGCATCACCGCGTCTTCGACCGCACCCCCTCGTTCGTCGGCGAGCAGATCTGGAACTTTGCCGACTTCCAGACGACCGTCGGCATCCATCGCATCGACGGCAACAAGAAGGGTGTCTTCACCCGCGACCGCAAGCCCAAGTCGGCCGCGCACGGACTGCGCGACCGGTGGAGGGGCCTCCAAAACCGCAAGCCCGGAACGGAGCACTCGGCATGA
- a CDS encoding MFS transporter, producing the protein MADRRNVDVGDDLSSAPPGMTVANAAVAGAAVPGATVTQPDPPAETRPVVDQDPVSWLTITLIVVAAFGSGLALVVPMAFSMALRLTELAPGSEQVLGYILGVGALCSLVSAPLTGIVSDRTRSRWGRRRPFTVLGVAIGLAAVPVLAFAPNAIVLGIGWMLTSVGWGTAGGSIGNLLADRLPESQRGKVSGLTGLAGQVSPVLGILLAGQFTGDALLLFLVPATVGAVMVALFILFVPEADSRHLTFKNRLTFPRFAKSLLFRPRDHPAFAWALVGRFFFFFGLFLTVAYGTYFYAQRLGVPVAEVSSVMAVISASGVLSAALGSLGGGWVSDRFGTRRSWAAASTMIFATGCVVSAFSWTFPMLVTGALLTNLGIAAFGSVGQALILDVLPFRETEAGRFLAITSFSQRIPSAIGPLAAPLLLGLAPSDETQYLVLYLSAAALALLGGAVTLTLATERDRMDPKIT; encoded by the coding sequence ATGGCCGATAGACGGAATGTCGACGTCGGAGACGACCTGAGTTCCGCGCCGCCCGGTATGACCGTGGCCAATGCGGCAGTAGCGGGTGCAGCCGTGCCCGGAGCGACCGTCACCCAACCCGATCCGCCGGCCGAGACCCGGCCGGTCGTCGACCAGGACCCAGTGTCGTGGCTGACGATCACCCTCATCGTGGTCGCCGCCTTCGGCTCCGGTCTCGCACTCGTCGTGCCGATGGCGTTCTCCATGGCGCTGCGCCTGACGGAGCTCGCCCCCGGGAGCGAGCAAGTGCTCGGCTACATCTTGGGAGTCGGTGCTCTGTGCTCGCTCGTCTCGGCACCCTTGACCGGTATCGTCAGTGACCGCACACGATCCCGATGGGGAAGACGCCGACCGTTCACCGTGCTCGGAGTCGCTATCGGTCTCGCCGCGGTGCCAGTGCTGGCGTTCGCCCCTAACGCCATCGTGCTCGGAATCGGCTGGATGCTCACCTCCGTCGGATGGGGGACGGCGGGGGGCTCGATCGGCAACCTGCTAGCGGATCGCCTACCGGAGAGCCAGCGAGGGAAGGTCTCTGGACTAACCGGTCTTGCAGGCCAGGTCTCTCCCGTACTCGGGATCCTCCTCGCCGGACAGTTCACGGGGGACGCCCTCCTGCTCTTCCTCGTGCCGGCGACGGTCGGTGCGGTGATGGTCGCGTTGTTCATCCTCTTCGTCCCCGAGGCCGATTCCCGTCACCTCACCTTCAAGAATCGCCTCACCTTCCCACGCTTCGCTAAAAGCCTTCTGTTCCGCCCGCGTGACCACCCCGCCTTCGCCTGGGCGCTGGTCGGTCGATTCTTTTTCTTCTTCGGTCTCTTCTTAACGGTCGCGTACGGAACCTACTTCTACGCGCAGCGCCTCGGCGTGCCGGTCGCCGAGGTTTCGTCGGTCATGGCCGTGATCTCCGCGTCTGGCGTCCTCTCGGCGGCCCTGGGTTCACTGGGGGGAGGCTGGGTATCGGATCGCTTCGGGACCAGACGAAGCTGGGCGGCGGCGTCAACCATGATTTTCGCTACCGGATGCGTCGTTTCCGCGTTTTCCTGGACCTTCCCGATGCTGGTGACGGGCGCGCTTCTCACCAACCTCGGGATCGCCGCGTTCGGCTCGGTCGGTCAGGCCCTCATCCTCGACGTCCTACCCTTCCGCGAGACCGAGGCGGGGCGGTTCCTCGCCATCACCTCGTTCTCGCAACGCATTCCAAGCGCCATCGGACCTCTTGCAGCCCCCCTGCTCCTGGGTCTTGCGCCCTCCGACGAGACCCAGTACCTAGTGCTCTATCTCTCCGCGGCGGCGCTCGCCCTCCTCGGCGGCGCGGTGACGCTGACGCTAGCGACCGAACGTGATCGAATGGACCCGAAGATCACCTGA
- the manD gene encoding D-mannonate dehydratase ManD, with amino-acid sequence MIIDKAEVIVTSPDRNFVTLKITTDDGLTGLGDATLNGRELAVVAYLTEHVVPLLIGADASRIEDTWQFLYRSAYWRRGPVTMAAIAAVDMALWDIKGKAAGMPVYQLLGGASRTGLMAYGHASGKTNNELFDSVREHLEAGYRSIRIQTGVPGLKSIYGIASQAEGMADAELRYDHEPARRGTKPTEEDWDTRAYLTHLPGVFEAVRNEFGPDIPLLHDGHHRMTPIQAAKLGKSLEPYDLFWLEDCTPAENQEALRLVRHHTTTPLAIGEIFNTVWDFKDLIRDQLIDYVRGAVTHMGGISPLKKTLDYAAMYQIKSGMHGPTDISPVGMAAAMHLGLAIHNFGIQEYMPHGAKTDQVFEQSFTWSNGLLHPGEKSGLGVELNVDEAGKYPYAQAYLPYNRLADGTVHDW; translated from the coding sequence ATGATCATCGACAAGGCGGAAGTCATTGTCACGAGTCCGGATCGCAACTTCGTGACTCTCAAGATCACGACCGACGACGGGCTCACAGGGCTCGGGGATGCGACCCTCAACGGGCGCGAGCTCGCCGTCGTCGCATACCTGACGGAGCACGTCGTGCCGCTCCTGATCGGCGCCGACGCCTCGAGAATCGAGGACACCTGGCAGTTCCTCTACCGCAGCGCCTACTGGCGTCGGGGCCCCGTCACCATGGCGGCGATCGCCGCGGTCGACATGGCGCTCTGGGACATCAAGGGCAAGGCGGCCGGGATGCCCGTCTACCAACTCCTGGGCGGGGCAAGTCGTACCGGCCTCATGGCCTACGGGCATGCGTCGGGGAAGACGAACAACGAGCTCTTCGACTCCGTGCGCGAGCACCTCGAGGCGGGGTACCGCTCGATCCGCATCCAGACAGGTGTGCCGGGCCTCAAGTCCATCTACGGCATCGCCTCGCAGGCGGAGGGGATGGCGGATGCCGAGCTCCGCTACGACCACGAGCCGGCACGTCGGGGCACGAAGCCGACAGAGGAGGACTGGGACACTCGCGCCTACCTCACCCACCTGCCCGGAGTGTTCGAGGCCGTGCGCAACGAGTTCGGCCCGGACATCCCCCTGCTGCACGACGGGCACCACCGGATGACGCCGATCCAGGCGGCGAAGCTCGGCAAGAGTCTCGAGCCGTACGACCTCTTCTGGCTCGAGGACTGCACCCCGGCTGAGAACCAGGAGGCGCTCCGCCTCGTGCGACATCACACCACGACGCCGCTCGCGATTGGCGAGATCTTCAACACCGTGTGGGACTTCAAGGACCTGATCCGCGATCAGCTCATCGACTACGTGCGAGGTGCGGTGACGCACATGGGCGGCATCTCGCCACTCAAGAAGACCCTCGACTACGCCGCGATGTATCAGATCAAGTCCGGAATGCACGGACCGACCGACATCTCGCCAGTCGGGATGGCTGCCGCTATGCACCTGGGGCTCGCGATCCACAACTTCGGGATCCAGGAGTACATGCCGCACGGCGCGAAGACCGACCAGGTCTTCGAGCAGTCGTTCACCTGGTCGAACGGCCTGCTGCATCCGGGCGAGAAGTCCGGTCTCGGCGTGGAGCTCAACGTCGACGAGGCCGGGAAGTACCCGTACGCGCAGGCGTACCTCCCGTACAACCGCCTCGCTGACGGAACCGTCCACGACTGGTGA
- a CDS encoding Gfo/Idh/MocA family protein, translated as MKAQRWAVVGTGRISQSVVPDLASVDGVEIVLLHGRDAERTERFADEHGIPSWTTDYDAVLADASVDALYLSTPFATHAGMTRRALIAGKHVLVEKPMALNAREADELFALASENGVFLMEGMWMKFNPAFRRLHEEIAAGLIGIPRSVRAGFSVPFPKDGGSRWDVARSGSTLLDQGIYPVTLAHTVLGEPTTIHATGSVRTDGLDTEAHFTLEFDGGAFAHGACGMLGFADLSASISGTAGWMTLPAPFWSTTALELHAGTAEAIFVTPTLLALDKEGNGYVPMLRAVAQAIDDGLIEHPVHSASDTVAVFRTLDSLKKLLVAAGQDQETS; from the coding sequence GTGAAGGCTCAGCGGTGGGCGGTCGTCGGCACTGGGAGGATCTCGCAGAGCGTCGTGCCGGATCTCGCATCCGTCGACGGCGTCGAGATCGTGCTCTTGCACGGCCGTGATGCCGAGAGGACGGAGCGGTTCGCCGATGAACACGGCATCCCCTCCTGGACGACCGACTACGACGCGGTGCTGGCGGATGCCTCCGTCGACGCGCTCTACCTCTCGACGCCGTTCGCGACACACGCGGGGATGACCCGGCGGGCGCTCATCGCCGGCAAGCACGTGCTGGTGGAGAAGCCGATGGCTCTGAACGCCCGCGAGGCAGACGAGCTGTTCGCCCTGGCCTCGGAGAACGGCGTCTTCCTGATGGAGGGGATGTGGATGAAGTTCAATCCCGCCTTCCGCCGACTCCACGAGGAGATCGCCGCGGGGCTCATCGGAATCCCCCGCAGCGTCCGCGCCGGATTCTCGGTTCCCTTCCCGAAGGACGGCGGCAGCCGATGGGACGTGGCTCGAAGCGGCAGCACGCTGCTCGACCAGGGGATCTACCCCGTGACTCTCGCGCACACCGTGCTCGGTGAGCCGACCACGATCCACGCCACAGGGTCCGTGCGAACCGACGGGCTCGACACCGAAGCGCATTTCACCCTTGAGTTCGACGGGGGAGCCTTCGCCCACGGTGCGTGCGGCATGCTCGGCTTCGCCGACCTGTCGGCCTCCATCAGCGGCACCGCGGGATGGATGACCCTTCCCGCTCCGTTCTGGTCGACAACCGCCCTCGAGCTGCACGCCGGCACCGCGGAGGCGATCTTCGTGACACCGACGCTGCTGGCGCTCGACAAGGAGGGGAACGGCTACGTGCCGATGCTGCGCGCCGTCGCGCAGGCAATCGACGACGGCCTGATCGAGCATCCCGTTCACTCCGCGTCCGACACGGTCGCCGTGTTCCGCACCCTCGATTCCCTCAAAAAACTGCTCGTCGCCGCGGGCCAGGACCAGGAGACATCATGA
- the glpX gene encoding class II fructose-bisphosphatase: MPWIGRGDKNAADGAAVDAMRAFLGTVDFSGLIVIGEGEKDNAPMLFNGELVGSGSGPPCDIAVDPIDGTSLTAAGRQDALSMIAVADRGSMFDPTAVFYMDKLVTGPEGVRVVDIRRPIGENIRALARAKRKPIDQMRIAVLDRPQHAQLIDDIRASGATTRLLPDGDVAGGFNAARHDSRIDMCVGTGGTPEGIITACAIKALGGVIQALLLPKDDEERHRALAAGHDLDRVLHANDLVRSDNTYFVATGVTDGGLLRGVRSEGQLIKTESIILRGRSGTVRRVKAEYRAETWV; the protein is encoded by the coding sequence ATGCCCTGGATAGGCAGGGGCGACAAGAACGCCGCCGACGGCGCAGCCGTCGATGCCATGCGAGCGTTCCTGGGCACCGTCGATTTCTCCGGGCTCATCGTGATCGGCGAGGGCGAGAAGGACAACGCGCCCATGCTGTTCAACGGCGAACTGGTCGGCTCAGGATCGGGACCCCCCTGCGACATCGCCGTGGACCCCATCGACGGAACGTCCTTGACCGCTGCCGGACGTCAGGACGCGCTCTCGATGATCGCCGTCGCGGATCGCGGCTCGATGTTCGACCCCACCGCCGTGTTCTACATGGACAAGCTCGTCACCGGTCCCGAAGGCGTTCGAGTCGTGGACATCCGCCGGCCGATCGGCGAGAACATCCGCGCCCTCGCGCGAGCCAAGCGCAAGCCCATCGACCAGATGCGCATCGCGGTCCTCGATCGTCCTCAACACGCTCAATTGATCGATGACATCAGAGCGTCGGGAGCAACCACGCGTCTTCTGCCGGACGGCGACGTCGCCGGCGGTTTCAATGCGGCACGTCATGACTCCCGAATCGACATGTGCGTCGGTACCGGCGGTACCCCTGAGGGGATCATCACCGCCTGCGCGATCAAGGCCCTCGGCGGCGTTATCCAGGCGCTCCTGCTCCCGAAAGACGACGAGGAGCGTCATCGTGCCCTCGCCGCCGGACATGACCTCGATCGCGTCCTGCACGCCAACGATCTCGTCCGCAGTGACAACACGTACTTCGTCGCCACCGGAGTGACCGACGGTGGACTCCTTCGCGGCGTCCGTAGTGAAGGACAACTCATCAAGACGGAGAGCATTATCCTTCGCGGACGTTCCGGCACGGTCCGCCGTGTGAAGGCGGAGTATCGCGCTGAGACCTGGGTCTAG